One Candidatus Sulfurimonas baltica DNA segment encodes these proteins:
- the istB gene encoding IS21-like element helper ATPase IstB — MELNEKIEYLCKELQLPMFNEFHHELGNRAAKEGWKYSEYLYEVLKLEADSRATRSRATLTKMAGFPTIKTLEQFDFDFTVGVNRRQIEELSTLEFIKRKENIILLGQSGVGKTHLAIALAYQAVQKRIKARFITISDLIMQMSNAKKEKRYDSFIRQSIMTPSLLVIDEIGYFPMSKEDAHHFFQVISKRYERGATIVTSNLVFSQWSGIFANDKVVTTAILDRLLHHSHIINILGDSYRLKEKKEEGMVDSDLYKFKAKKSIKGIN; from the coding sequence ATGGAACTAAATGAGAAGATAGAATATTTGTGTAAAGAGTTGCAACTGCCAATGTTTAACGAGTTTCATCATGAGCTTGGAAACCGTGCAGCAAAAGAAGGTTGGAAATATAGTGAATATCTTTATGAAGTGCTAAAACTCGAAGCAGACAGCAGAGCTACTCGTTCGCGTGCAACGCTCACAAAAATGGCAGGATTTCCAACTATAAAAACACTTGAGCAGTTTGACTTTGATTTCACTGTCGGAGTTAATCGTAGACAGATAGAAGAACTCTCCACTCTTGAGTTCATCAAACGCAAAGAGAACATTATATTACTTGGCCAGTCTGGAGTTGGTAAAACTCACTTAGCAATAGCACTTGCTTATCAAGCTGTTCAAAAACGCATCAAAGCCAGATTTATAACAATCTCTGACCTTATTATGCAGATGAGCAATGCCAAAAAAGAGAAACGCTATGACTCTTTTATCCGTCAGTCTATCATGACACCATCTCTGCTTGTAATAGATGAAATAGGCTACTTTCCAATGAGCAAAGAAGATGCCCATCACTTTTTTCAAGTAATATCCAAACGCTATGAAAGAGGAGCAACAATTGTCACTTCAAATCTTGTGTTTAGCCAATGGAGTGGAATATTTGCAAATGATAAAGTTGTTACTACAGCTATTTTAGACAGACTTTTACACCACTCTCATATTATAAATATACTTGGAGATTCATATCGATTGAAAGAAAAAAAAGAGGAGGGAATGGTAGATTCAGACTTGTATAAGTTTAAAGCCAAAAAATCAATCAAAGGGATAAATTAA
- the istA gene encoding IS21 family transposase, giving the protein MLKKGEVKMIHKMLKDGLSKSAIARKLGINRDTVAKYAKMPEGYVPVIKRDAVETTVDPYLPNIARMLEEAHKLGVSIPSSSIYQEIQKLGYRGSLRWMNDVVLRHELRQKVKDEEPLVRFETDPGKQMQVDWVEFPKEGLSAFVATMGYSRASYVEYVSDEKVETLIKCHMNAFSYFGGVPQEGLYDNMKTVIIKRNAYGFGKHKFNEQFRDFAEKHCGMQLKVCKPYRAQTKGKVERFNHYLRYSFHNMFKTRLSMMGYKMTLENANAEVMDWLDFTANSRIHQTTMHKPFDMLAEEQLHLLPLPKPYHGIHPIKATAQSVSKNSQTSNRITIHIPNRDLQSYDEFIPVMAYMLIPAYAVGGALWN; this is encoded by the coding sequence ATGCTTAAAAAAGGTGAAGTAAAAATGATTCATAAAATGCTCAAAGATGGACTTAGTAAAAGTGCCATAGCTCGTAAACTAGGCATTAACAGAGATACAGTTGCTAAATATGCAAAGATGCCTGAAGGCTATGTTCCAGTCATTAAACGAGATGCAGTTGAAACAACAGTTGATCCATACCTTCCAAATATTGCCAGAATGCTAGAAGAGGCACATAAACTAGGTGTTTCTATTCCTTCATCGTCAATTTATCAAGAGATTCAGAAATTAGGCTATAGAGGTTCACTTCGCTGGATGAATGATGTTGTGCTTCGTCATGAGCTCCGCCAAAAAGTAAAAGATGAAGAACCGCTAGTTAGGTTTGAGACAGACCCTGGTAAACAGATGCAAGTTGACTGGGTAGAATTTCCAAAAGAAGGCTTGTCTGCATTTGTGGCAACAATGGGCTATTCTCGAGCGTCATATGTTGAATATGTATCTGATGAAAAAGTAGAAACCCTAATAAAATGTCATATGAACGCATTTAGTTACTTCGGTGGAGTTCCACAAGAAGGTCTATATGACAACATGAAGACAGTAATTATTAAAAGAAATGCTTATGGATTTGGTAAGCATAAATTTAATGAGCAGTTTCGAGATTTCGCAGAGAAACATTGCGGAATGCAACTTAAAGTTTGTAAGCCATATCGTGCTCAAACTAAGGGCAAGGTTGAGAGATTTAATCACTATTTGAGATACAGTTTTCACAACATGTTTAAAACTAGACTCTCTATGATGGGTTATAAAATGACCTTGGAGAATGCAAATGCGGAAGTTATGGATTGGCTGGATTTCACAGCTAACTCTAGAATACATCAAACAACTATGCATAAGCCATTTGATATGTTGGCAGAAGAGCAATTGCATTTGCTACCTCTACCGAAGCCTTATCACGGTATCCACCCAATAAAAGCTACAGCACAAAGTGTATCAAAAAATAGCCAAACATCCAATAGAATTACCATTCATATTCCAAATCGTGATTTACAAAGCTATGATGAGTTTATCCCTGTTATGGCTTATATGCTTATTCCTGCTTATGCAGTTGGAGGTGCTTTATGGAACTAA
- a CDS encoding ATP-dependent zinc protease family protein — protein sequence MRFLILIFLVCTLYSQEILGKVDRFDLPEFNIYNIQAKIDTGAKTSSLHCTEITQIEDSLVKFIVLNNKNERLTDGYVVKPISRISDVKSSNGKTEKRYFIKTKIVIYNKTYDIEVSLAYRDTMRYPLLIGRELLKQGFVVDVNKKDLSYNSKQQ from the coding sequence ATGAGATTTTTAATATTAATCTTTTTAGTCTGCACTCTTTACTCTCAAGAGATATTGGGAAAAGTAGATAGATTTGATTTGCCTGAATTCAATATTTATAACATTCAGGCAAAAATAGATACGGGTGCAAAAACTTCCTCTTTACACTGTACAGAGATAACGCAGATAGAAGATAGTTTAGTAAAGTTTATAGTACTCAATAACAAAAATGAAAGATTGACAGACGGTTATGTTGTAAAGCCAATTTCAAGAATATCGGATGTAAAGAGTTCAAACGGAAAAACTGAAAAAAGATATTTTATAAAAACAAAAATAGTAATCTACAATAAAACCTACGATATAGAGGTCTCTCTTGCTTATAGAGATACAATGCGCTACCCGTTGTTGATTGGAAGAGAACTTTTAAAACAGGGCTTTGTCGTTGATGTTAATAAAAAAGATTTATCTTACAATTCAAAACAACAATAA
- a CDS encoding peptidase M42 has protein sequence MERFYDILKQLIRIPSVVGAEHSFFMFIKRELEEIGIKVEYYDGVLVAKGKDPTSGYISAHADRHGLICTGHNEFQYAAFIAKNRADLTGTSNSEQLLHRFTSRFVDEKVQAYEPWSGSYLGLGVIRDAYLCERRNNIIFNVEGFDFLFPGTPIAFMDKLEFKDDLISAQLDNVLSVAIIIYMYMTGYKGTAFFTSSEEAGKSWRFLLEWFRRFDISTNELLVLDTSPYENLEDIKNLNVILRHRDENAVFRSPLKNIIKNIAIEENIKYHFKDAYLKNKMLQSGIKGSLGTTELGRIIHATKGTIQGATLQIPTIGYHTVNETASIKAVESMITILRRLYIEKT, from the coding sequence ATGGAACGATTTTATGACATTTTAAAGCAACTTATTCGTATTCCGAGTGTAGTTGGAGCAGAACACTCTTTTTTTATGTTTATAAAAAGAGAGCTTGAAGAAATTGGTATAAAAGTTGAATATTATGATGGTGTGTTGGTAGCAAAAGGCAAGGACCCTACGAGCGGATATATCTCTGCTCACGCAGATAGGCACGGTCTTATATGTACCGGACATAATGAATTTCAGTATGCTGCTTTTATTGCAAAAAATAGAGCAGACTTAACAGGTACTTCAAACTCTGAGCAACTTTTGCATAGGTTCACATCAAGATTTGTTGATGAAAAAGTTCAAGCTTATGAGCCATGGTCAGGAAGTTATCTCGGACTAGGTGTTATTCGAGATGCTTACTTATGTGAAAGAAGAAACAATATAATTTTCAATGTTGAGGGCTTTGACTTTTTGTTTCCTGGGACACCGATAGCTTTTATGGACAAATTGGAGTTTAAAGATGACTTGATATCTGCACAGCTGGACAATGTACTCTCTGTTGCAATTATTATCTACATGTACATGACTGGCTATAAAGGAACTGCTTTTTTCACTTCCTCAGAAGAAGCTGGAAAAAGCTGGAGGTTCTTGTTGGAGTGGTTTAGAAGATTCGATATATCAACTAACGAGTTGCTAGTTCTAGATACTAGTCCATATGAAAATTTAGAAGATATAAAAAACCTAAATGTTATTTTAAGACATAGAGATGAAAACGCAGTTTTTAGGTCTCCGCTTAAAAATATAATAAAAAACATAGCAATAGAAGAGAACATAAAATATCACTTTAAAGATGCTTATCTGAAAAATAAGATGTTGCAAAGTGGCATAAAAGGCTCACTTGGAACTACAGAACTTGGAAGAATAATTCACGCTACCAAAGGAACTATCCAAGGTGCAACGCTTCAAATTCCAACTATCGGTTATCACACTGTAAATGAAACAGCTTCTATAAAAGCTGTTGAGAGTATGATAACTATTCTTAGAAGATTGTATATTGAGAAAACATGA